AAGTTGCCATGCTGCTGCTAAGTTAATGCGACACGCGTCAATAATTCCTGGCAAAACATGGGGCAAAATAACTTGAGTCAAAACTTCCCAGCGATTACCTCCCAACATATAAGTAGATTCGATGAGGTCTTTGGGGACAAACTTGACTGTATCCATGACCATTAACGAGTTAAAGAAAAAGACCCCAATAAAGATCAGCGTCATTTTTGGTTCTTCGCCGATGCCTAAATATAAAATAAGTAGCGGAATAAATGCGGGAGCAGGCATATAGCGCATCAAGCCAAAGAGTGGTTCGAGCAAAGCCCGAATACTCGCAAAACTACCCATCAGCACGCCAATCGGAATTGAAACGAGTGCCGCAAATAGAAAACCAACACCAACTCGCCATAAACTCGCTACGGTATCTTTAAGAAGTTCGCGGGTACTC
This sequence is a window from Chroogloeocystis siderophila 5.2 s.c.1. Protein-coding genes within it:
- a CDS encoding ABC transporter permease; translation: MSQSVNHRSIRSLLKPKTMRSTVFWRLNEDIPRSLSSVLMVTSIALPLVLWWLVTTFGNIDPTFLPSPADVLEAFGRLWSTRELLKDTVASLWRVGVGFLFAALVSIPIGVLMGSFASIRALLEPLFGLMRYMPAPAFIPLLILYLGIGEEPKMTLIFIGVFFFNSLMVMDTVKFVPKDLIESTYMLGGNRWEVLTQVILPHVLPGIIDACRINLAAAWQLVIVSELIAANEGLGRRISVAGRFLRTDEIFVGLIVIGIIGLAFDLLFQYLLRVSCKWASQKR